The following coding sequences are from one Stigmatopora nigra isolate UIUO_SnigA chromosome 12, RoL_Snig_1.1, whole genome shotgun sequence window:
- the ccdc85a gene encoding coiled-coil domain-containing protein 85A, whose protein sequence is MEKSARDKAQKRTESHDISKVPDEELLQWGKDELVRQLRKTETEKRGVIVEHGNLMREVNRRLQQHLNEIRGLKDVNQKLQEDNQELRDLCCFLDDDRQKGKRMTREWQRLGRYSSGLMRKEVAIYLQKLKELEQRQSDVIRDNLELKEVCLMLEEERASALVLGRSGSGQEVPGCRTSIDSQNSLSQLGGGLCAPGLLRDVGDGSSTSSAGSTDSPDNTQHKTSPLGSSASRGSRYATLEPPTRMGDACDPTGRRHSSTPEYHTFPQPCRPRGGSLTNLEPQGCGGHSPERQNKSPHRQPRESYRQACSSDLLAQKQLLILGHVSPGCGKGIAKSSPELSQKHRPEKAMGASCGSLEAKKVLGTPEHLRKARVIVGSPESIRHHHHYPIGPGLDYSKGGRSGGSPNRDMVHRRAPGEELTHHQQSLYNVLISAGCCTNPCQSVKLWDSFDGS, encoded by the exons ATGGAGAAAAGCGCAAGAGACAAAGCACAGAAAAGGACAGAGAGTCACGACATCTCCAAGGTACCCGATGAGGAGCTGCTTCAGTGGGGTAAAGACGAGCTGGTAAGACAGTTGCGGAAGACCGAGACGGAGAAGAGGGGTGTCATCGTGGAGCACGGGAACCTGATGCGGGAAGTCAATAGGAGGCTACAGCAACACCTTAATGAGATCCGGGGTTTAAAG GACGTGAATCAGAAATTGCAAGAAGATAACCAAGAGCTCCGGGACCTGTGCTGCTTCTTGGACGATGACCGTCAGAAAGGGAAAAGAATGACGCGAGAGTGGCAGCGCTTGGGCCGTTACAGTAGCGGCCTGATGAGAAAAGAGGTGGCTATATACCTGCAGAAGCTAAAAGAGTTAGAGCAGCGGCAGAGTGATGTTATACGAGATAATTTGGAGCTGAAAGAGGTGTGCCTCATGCTGGAGGAGGAAAGGGCATCTGCTCTTGTATTAGGGAGAAGTGGCAGTGGTCAAGAGGTGCCTGGCTGCAGGACTTCCATTGACAGCCAGAACAGCTTGTCTCAGCTGGGGGGAGGTTTATGTGCCCCTGGCCTTCTGCGTGATGTTGGTGACGGTAGTAGCACCTCCAGTGCAGGAAGCACAGACAGCCCTGATAACACTCAGCACAAAACCTCACCTTTAGGTTCATCTGCTAGCCGTGGATCAAGATATGCTACCTTGGAACCACCAACCCGAATGGGAGATGCGTGCGATCCCACAGGCAGGAGACATAGCTCCACCCCAGAATATCATACCTTCCCCCAGCCGTGCCGCCCACGAGGGGGGTCCCTTACCAACTTGGAACCACAAGGATGTGGAGGACACAGCCCCGAAAGACAGAACAAGTCTCCCCACAGGCAACCCCGCGAATCATATCGCCAAGCCTGCAGCTCTGACCTACTTGCCCAGAAGCAGTTATTAATTTTAGGACACGTATCACCAGGTTGTGGGAAGGGCATAGCCAAGTCCAGCCCAGAATTGAGTCAAAAACACCGTCCAGAAAAGGCCATGGGAGCAAGCTGTGGGAGCCTTGAGGCCAAGAAAGTGCTAGGAACACCTGAGCATCTTCGGAAAGCACGAGTAATTGTTGGGAGTCCAGAATCTATACGACACCACCATCACTATCCAATTGGGCCAGGGTTGGATTATAGCAAGGGGGGCAGGAGTGGAGGCTCCCCAAACCGGGACATGGTTCACAGGAGAGCTCCTGGAGAGGAACTGACACACCACCAACAGAGTCTGTACAACG ttCTGATATCTGCTGGCTGCTGCACCAACCCGTGCCAGAGTGTAAAGCTTTGGGATAG CTTTGACGGTTCCTGA